The Streptomyces sp. HUAS CB01 genome has a segment encoding these proteins:
- a CDS encoding MetQ/NlpA family ABC transporter substrate-binding protein, giving the protein MRNSRKNIKLTAAAAATAALALGLTACGTSSDPAAAGSGDKAAAFEPLVVAASPTPHADILDFVKKNLADKAGLELEVKEFTDYVLPNTATQSGQVDANFFQHKPYLDDFNKKNGTTIVPVVNVHLEPLGLYSNKVTSVEDIKPGQTVAVPNDTTNEGRALQLLAEHGLITLKPGVGTSAKLSDITDKKGLEFKELEAATVPRALNDVDAAVINGNYAIEADLKPAEDALVLEKAEGNPYANFLAVKKGNEKDARVGKLAKLLNSPEVKKYIEDTYTGSVVPAFGAPAK; this is encoded by the coding sequence GTGCGCAACTCCCGCAAGAACATCAAGCTCACCGCGGCCGCCGCCGCCACCGCCGCCCTCGCCCTGGGCCTCACCGCCTGCGGCACCTCCTCCGACCCGGCCGCGGCCGGATCCGGCGACAAGGCCGCGGCGTTCGAGCCGCTCGTCGTCGCGGCGTCCCCGACCCCGCACGCCGACATCCTCGACTTCGTCAAGAAGAACCTCGCCGACAAGGCCGGTCTCGAGCTGGAGGTCAAGGAGTTCACGGACTACGTCCTGCCGAACACCGCCACCCAGTCCGGCCAGGTCGACGCCAACTTCTTCCAGCACAAGCCGTACCTGGACGACTTCAACAAGAAGAACGGCACCACCATCGTCCCGGTGGTCAACGTCCACCTGGAGCCGCTCGGCCTGTACTCGAACAAGGTCACGTCGGTCGAGGACATCAAGCCCGGTCAGACCGTCGCCGTCCCCAACGACACCACCAACGAGGGCCGCGCGCTCCAGCTCCTCGCCGAGCACGGCCTGATCACGCTCAAGCCGGGTGTCGGCACCAGCGCCAAGCTGTCCGACATCACCGACAAGAAGGGCCTGGAGTTCAAGGAGCTGGAGGCCGCGACCGTGCCCCGCGCCCTGAACGACGTGGACGCCGCCGTCATCAACGGCAACTACGCGATCGAGGCCGACCTCAAGCCCGCCGAGGACGCCCTCGTCCTGGAGAAGGCGGAGGGCAACCCCTACGCCAACTTCCTCGCCGTCAAGAAGGGCAACGAGAAGGACGCGCGCGTCGGGAAGCTCGCGAAGCTCCTCAACTCCCCCGAGGTGAAGAAGTACATCGAGGACACCTACACCGGCTCGGTCGTCCCGGCGTTCGGCGCTCCCGCCAAGTGA
- a CDS encoding GNAT family N-acetyltransferase, protein MTTTFPDISISTERLVLRALEPADAPALAEMMNDEQVAAWTAVPQPYTEAAAHDWITDHAPTERAAGRGIDLAVTEFLTQRLVGVIRLSRTDWRVRSTEMSYIVAPWARGEGYASEAALATAQWLFRDQRFERLELRTAADNTASQQVAQKIGCISEGVLRGACIARTRVEGGGWADLRTDFIVWSLLPEDLEGVADQMAEAGGFGAYTDWN, encoded by the coding sequence ATGACTACCACCTTTCCGGACATCTCCATCAGCACCGAGCGGTTGGTGCTGCGCGCGCTCGAACCCGCCGACGCCCCCGCACTCGCCGAGATGATGAACGACGAGCAGGTCGCCGCGTGGACGGCCGTGCCCCAGCCGTACACCGAGGCCGCCGCCCACGACTGGATCACCGACCACGCCCCCACCGAACGCGCCGCCGGCCGGGGCATCGACCTCGCCGTCACCGAGTTCCTCACCCAGCGCCTGGTCGGTGTGATCAGGCTGAGCAGGACCGACTGGCGGGTGCGCTCCACCGAGATGTCGTACATCGTCGCCCCCTGGGCCCGCGGCGAGGGCTACGCCTCCGAGGCGGCCCTCGCCACCGCCCAGTGGCTCTTCCGCGACCAGCGGTTCGAGCGCCTCGAACTGCGCACCGCCGCCGACAACACCGCCTCCCAGCAGGTCGCGCAGAAGATCGGCTGCATCAGCGAGGGCGTCCTGCGCGGCGCCTGCATAGCCCGCACCCGCGTCGAGGGCGGGGGCTGGGCGGATCTGCGCACCGACTTCATCGTCTGGAGCCTGCTCCCCGAGGACCTCGAAGGCGTCGCCGACCAGATGGCCGAGGCGGGCGGGTTCGGCGCCTACACCGACTGGAACTGA
- a CDS encoding methionine ABC transporter ATP-binding protein, giving the protein MITTTGLTKVYQSRGRDITALDGVDLHVREGEVFGVIGRSGAGKSSLIRCVNLLERPTSGSVVVDGTDLTALAGRGNRAGKELRRARSRIGMVFQHFNLLSSRSVQDNIELPLEILGVTGAERSRRALELLDLVGLADKAKAYPGQLSGGQKQRVGIARALAGNPKVLLSDEATSALDPETTRSILQLLRDLNRQLGLTVLLITHEMDVVKTVCDSAALMRQGRIVESGTVGELLATPGSELARELFPVTGDASGPDRTVVDVTFHGEAATQPVISQLSRTYNIDISILGAAMDTVGGRQIGRMRIELPGRYEDNVVPVGFLREQGLQVDVVDDDAPAAVPAQNTGAQGAALVKETVK; this is encoded by the coding sequence GTGATCACCACTACGGGCCTCACGAAGGTCTATCAGTCGCGAGGCCGCGACATCACCGCTCTGGACGGCGTCGACCTGCACGTCCGCGAGGGTGAGGTCTTCGGCGTCATCGGCCGCAGCGGAGCCGGTAAGTCCTCCCTCATCCGCTGCGTGAACCTGCTGGAGCGCCCCACCTCCGGCAGCGTCGTCGTCGACGGCACCGACCTCACCGCCCTCGCCGGACGCGGCAACCGCGCCGGGAAGGAACTCCGCCGGGCGCGCAGCCGCATCGGCATGGTCTTCCAGCACTTCAACCTGCTGTCCTCGCGCAGCGTGCAGGACAACATCGAGCTGCCGCTGGAGATCCTCGGCGTCACCGGAGCCGAACGCTCGCGCCGCGCTCTCGAACTCCTCGACCTCGTGGGCCTCGCCGACAAGGCCAAGGCCTACCCCGGACAGCTCTCCGGCGGTCAGAAGCAGCGCGTCGGCATCGCCCGCGCACTCGCCGGCAACCCCAAGGTGCTGCTCTCCGACGAGGCCACCAGCGCCCTCGACCCCGAGACCACCCGGTCCATCCTCCAGCTGCTGCGCGACCTCAACCGGCAGCTCGGACTGACCGTGCTGCTCATCACGCACGAGATGGACGTCGTCAAGACCGTCTGCGACTCGGCCGCCCTGATGCGGCAGGGCCGGATCGTCGAGTCCGGCACGGTCGGCGAACTGCTCGCCACGCCCGGCTCCGAACTGGCCCGCGAGCTGTTCCCCGTCACGGGGGACGCCTCGGGCCCGGACCGCACGGTCGTGGACGTCACCTTCCACGGCGAGGCCGCCACGCAGCCGGTGATCTCCCAGCTGTCCCGCACCTACAACATCGACATATCGATCCTCGGTGCCGCGATGGACACCGTCGGCGGCAGGCAGATCGGCCGGATGCGCATCGAACTGCCCGGCCGTTACGAGGACAACGTCGTACCCGTCGGCTTCCTGCGCGAACAGGGCCTGCAGGTCGACGTCGTGGACGACGACGCGCCGGCCGCGGTGCCCGCGCAGAACACCGGGGCCCAGGGCGCCGCACTGGTGAAGGAGACCGTCAAGTGA
- the cbiE gene encoding precorrin-6y C5,15-methyltransferase (decarboxylating) subunit CbiE, whose translation MADRVTVIGWDGSPLTAAARSALSAATLVAGAAHHLALPEVPPGAERIRLGSVDLAARRIAGHRGSPVVLADGDPGFFGVVRTLRAPQHGLEVEVVPAVSSVAAAFARAGMPWDDAQTVVAHSRTLRRAVNVCRAHPKVAVLTSPGAGPAELALLLDGVHRTFVICEELGTEREQVTVLTSDKVADHSWRDPNVVIVVGGAASTQGGAGWVAGREPGYPAQVRGWALPGDEGRPAAESESPQLRAAQLARLGPRLGDLVWDIGCGSGELAADAARFGAAVIAVDDDPAACIRADAAARRHGVLLQTVRGRAPHVLERLPEPDVVRIGGGGVPVVTACADRRPERIVTHASTRDEAEAIGAALTEGGYAVECALLQSVELDPGDWSERERSVVFLIAGHRREQPS comes from the coding sequence ATGGCCGACCGGGTCACGGTGATCGGCTGGGACGGCTCGCCGCTGACCGCGGCCGCCAGGTCCGCCCTGTCCGCCGCCACGCTCGTCGCCGGGGCCGCCCACCACCTGGCGCTTCCCGAAGTGCCGCCGGGCGCCGAACGCATCCGCCTCGGCAGCGTCGACCTCGCCGCCCGCAGGATCGCGGGCCACCGCGGCAGCCCCGTCGTCCTCGCCGACGGCGACCCCGGCTTCTTCGGCGTCGTCCGCACCCTGCGCGCACCGCAGCACGGCCTCGAGGTGGAGGTCGTCCCCGCGGTCTCCTCCGTCGCCGCCGCCTTCGCCCGGGCCGGGATGCCCTGGGACGACGCCCAGACCGTCGTCGCCCACAGCCGCACGCTGCGCCGCGCCGTGAACGTCTGCCGTGCCCATCCCAAGGTCGCCGTCCTCACCTCCCCGGGCGCCGGACCGGCCGAACTCGCCCTGCTGCTCGACGGAGTCCACCGCACCTTCGTGATCTGCGAGGAACTCGGCACCGAGCGCGAGCAGGTCACCGTGCTGACCTCGGACAAGGTCGCCGACCACAGCTGGCGCGACCCCAACGTGGTCATCGTGGTCGGCGGCGCCGCCAGTACCCAGGGCGGTGCCGGCTGGGTGGCGGGCCGGGAGCCCGGCTACCCCGCCCAGGTGCGCGGCTGGGCCCTGCCGGGCGACGAGGGCCGGCCGGCCGCCGAGAGCGAGTCGCCGCAGCTGCGCGCCGCCCAACTCGCCCGGCTCGGACCGCGCCTCGGCGACCTCGTGTGGGACATCGGCTGCGGCAGCGGGGAGCTCGCCGCGGACGCGGCCCGCTTCGGCGCCGCCGTCATCGCCGTCGACGACGACCCCGCCGCCTGCATCCGGGCGGACGCCGCCGCCCGCCGCCACGGCGTCCTCCTGCAGACCGTCCGCGGCCGGGCGCCGCACGTCCTGGAACGGCTTCCCGAACCCGACGTCGTGCGCATCGGCGGGGGCGGCGTCCCCGTCGTCACCGCCTGCGCCGACCGAAGGCCCGAGCGCATCGTCACCCACGCCTCCACGAGGGACGAGGCCGAGGCGATCGGCGCGGCGCTCACGGAGGGCGGCTACGCCGTCGAGTGCGCCCTGCTCCAGTCCGTCGAACTCGATCCGGGCGACTGGTCGGAACGCGAGCGGTCGGTCGTCTTCCTGATCGCCGGCCACCGTCGGGAACAGCCCTCCTGA
- the cobT gene encoding nicotinate-nucleotide--dimethylbenzimidazole phosphoribosyltransferase, with the protein MTDTGQVPGEGLPENAGMVEQPGVPAPGAYTYLDHSGSVPEAVTEDDDLLLMPGAQGAWSDPQAAAAPPTASEPAPTAAQEGGHVQPVPVAQDTSAARFAPVPGTQPRYADAGAAAVPAPGQPPAPAAQEQQYLGHEQQFPTAEQHAAYAQGVPQQALHAQAVAPQATAEQAVAGQAVDPGQYAVPAEPAPHGQSPLHAKPAVQVRPVDQGQSAPEQHGAAEQPAHETGAHEAGGRDSGSLDLGGVRMPPPAVATQTPARRPLHMGPPVPEANSGVVRSLADRGPAAHRAGGSAAPRQSAVAAPVAGPPTGGLEYLDVPRDEGDLLPGPQLGEIPPQATSPWAAQQAQPHVAVAAPEETAPETTAAETVPPQAVQGSAAEAAVHAAQAAPTEPYPAAVPAEVPQDPMATGQFVPVEGSLPTGPSLAPSPVAVTAPAPASAEQEREAVTGTADATSPSAAEPAVGQQPEPEVADAPPVAVAEPVPAPEAETAEPATAPEQTAAAAPGEAPEREPLTEAEAVATVPAPREAGATDGTAAAGQDGPAADAPDGTQPTAPPAPVTEESPVAEPEPVDSVAAAAGQTPGAEAAADAEPPVAPAAADHGTAGSVPAPAAEPAPESEPGAEPGPAAEAQPGVQAEPAGTEPDREAGAEPADEGLHGAAQDIEADAGEIHGAPAPGYADAEREAVLRVMRERRDIRNGFRSDPIPHDVLLRVLEAAHTAPSVGHSQPWDFVVIRSAETRRSMHELAQRQREAYAKSLPKGRAKQFKELKIEAILDTPVNIVVTADPTRGGRHTLGRHTQPQMAPYSSALAVENLWLAARAEGLGVGWVSFFDEREMVRALGLPEHLEVVAYLCVGYVDEFPEEPELMQAGWSKRRPLSWVVHEETYGRRALPGEEPHDLLQETVSNIRPLDAKALGEAWERQKRMTKPAGALGMLEIISAQLAGLSRMCPPPIPEPAAVAIFAGDHGVHAQGVTAWPQEVTGQMVANFLGGGAVCNAFANQVGAEVCVIDVGVASDLPATPGLLPRKVRPGTADFTTGPALSREEVLAAIEVGIESARDLVSAGNKALLTGEMGIANTTASAALISVYTGVDPAEVTGRGTGINDEMHARKVDVVRRALELHQPDAADPVGVLAAVGGLEHAALVGFILGGASLRTPVVLDGVSAGAAALVARAVAPEALAACIAGHRSAEPGHVAALNKLGLRPLVDLDLRLGEGTGALLALPLVQSAARAMHEVATFDSAGVTEK; encoded by the coding sequence ATGACTGACACCGGCCAGGTCCCGGGCGAGGGACTGCCGGAGAACGCAGGCATGGTGGAGCAGCCGGGCGTCCCCGCTCCCGGCGCGTACACCTACCTCGACCACTCCGGCAGTGTCCCTGAAGCCGTCACCGAGGACGACGACCTCCTCCTGATGCCGGGCGCGCAGGGGGCGTGGAGCGACCCGCAGGCCGCTGCTGCCCCGCCCACCGCGTCCGAGCCGGCCCCGACGGCGGCTCAGGAAGGGGGCCACGTCCAGCCGGTACCGGTCGCCCAGGACACCTCGGCGGCCCGGTTCGCGCCGGTTCCGGGCACCCAGCCCAGGTACGCCGACGCCGGAGCGGCTGCCGTGCCCGCGCCCGGGCAGCCGCCCGCCCCTGCCGCACAGGAGCAGCAGTACCTGGGCCACGAGCAGCAGTTCCCCACAGCCGAGCAGCACGCCGCCTACGCCCAGGGCGTACCGCAGCAGGCCCTCCACGCGCAGGCGGTCGCCCCGCAGGCGACGGCGGAACAGGCGGTGGCCGGGCAGGCCGTGGACCCGGGGCAGTACGCCGTCCCGGCGGAACCGGCGCCTCACGGCCAGAGCCCCTTGCACGCCAAGCCGGCCGTCCAGGTGCGGCCCGTCGACCAGGGACAGTCCGCTCCGGAACAGCACGGCGCGGCCGAGCAGCCGGCGCACGAGACCGGTGCCCACGAGGCCGGCGGCCGGGACTCCGGCTCCCTCGACCTCGGGGGTGTGCGGATGCCGCCGCCGGCCGTGGCCACGCAGACACCGGCGCGCCGTCCTCTCCACATGGGTCCGCCGGTTCCCGAGGCGAACAGCGGTGTCGTCCGTTCGCTCGCCGACCGAGGCCCCGCCGCCCATCGGGCCGGTGGCAGTGCCGCGCCCCGGCAGAGCGCCGTGGCGGCGCCCGTCGCCGGTCCGCCGACCGGTGGACTGGAGTACCTCGACGTACCGCGCGACGAGGGCGACCTGCTCCCCGGACCGCAGCTGGGTGAGATCCCGCCGCAGGCCACCTCCCCGTGGGCCGCCCAGCAGGCGCAGCCCCACGTCGCCGTGGCCGCGCCCGAGGAGACGGCACCGGAGACGACCGCAGCCGAAACGGTCCCCCCGCAGGCCGTACAGGGATCTGCCGCGGAAGCGGCCGTCCACGCCGCGCAGGCGGCGCCCACCGAGCCGTACCCGGCCGCGGTGCCCGCCGAGGTGCCGCAGGACCCCATGGCCACCGGGCAGTTCGTGCCGGTGGAGGGCTCCCTGCCGACGGGGCCGTCGCTCGCCCCCTCACCGGTGGCCGTGACCGCGCCCGCGCCCGCGTCGGCGGAGCAGGAGCGGGAGGCGGTGACCGGGACCGCCGACGCCACTTCCCCGTCCGCCGCCGAGCCCGCCGTGGGACAGCAGCCGGAGCCCGAGGTCGCGGATGCGCCCCCGGTCGCCGTGGCCGAGCCCGTACCCGCCCCCGAGGCGGAGACGGCGGAGCCCGCGACCGCTCCGGAGCAGACCGCCGCGGCCGCGCCCGGCGAGGCTCCGGAACGGGAGCCCCTGACGGAAGCGGAGGCCGTTGCCACCGTCCCCGCACCCCGCGAGGCGGGGGCGACGGACGGGACCGCCGCCGCCGGGCAGGACGGGCCGGCCGCCGATGCCCCCGACGGCACGCAGCCCACCGCGCCCCCCGCACCGGTGACCGAGGAGAGCCCCGTGGCCGAGCCCGAGCCCGTCGACTCCGTGGCCGCGGCCGCCGGGCAGACGCCGGGTGCCGAGGCCGCAGCGGACGCAGAGCCGCCCGTCGCACCGGCGGCCGCCGACCACGGGACCGCCGGGTCCGTACCGGCCCCCGCGGCGGAACCCGCCCCCGAATCGGAGCCGGGCGCCGAGCCCGGGCCGGCGGCCGAGGCGCAGCCCGGCGTCCAGGCCGAGCCCGCCGGGACCGAGCCGGACCGGGAGGCCGGGGCGGAGCCCGCCGACGAGGGTCTGCACGGCGCCGCCCAGGACATCGAGGCGGATGCCGGGGAGATCCACGGGGCGCCGGCACCGGGGTACGCCGACGCCGAGCGCGAGGCAGTGCTCCGGGTGATGCGTGAGCGCCGCGACATCCGCAACGGCTTCCGCAGCGACCCCATCCCGCACGACGTCCTGCTCCGCGTCCTCGAGGCCGCCCACACCGCGCCGTCCGTCGGCCACTCCCAGCCCTGGGACTTCGTCGTCATCCGCTCCGCCGAGACCCGGCGCTCGATGCACGAACTCGCCCAGCGCCAGCGCGAGGCGTACGCCAAGTCGCTGCCCAAGGGCCGGGCCAAGCAGTTCAAGGAACTGAAGATCGAGGCCATCCTCGACACGCCCGTCAACATCGTCGTGACCGCGGACCCGACGCGCGGCGGCCGCCACACCCTCGGCCGGCACACCCAGCCGCAGATGGCGCCGTACTCGTCCGCCCTGGCCGTCGAGAACCTCTGGCTCGCGGCGCGTGCCGAAGGACTCGGCGTCGGCTGGGTCAGCTTCTTCGACGAGCGGGAGATGGTCCGCGCCCTCGGCCTGCCCGAGCACCTGGAGGTCGTGGCCTACCTGTGCGTGGGCTACGTCGACGAGTTCCCGGAGGAGCCCGAACTGATGCAGGCGGGCTGGTCCAAGCGCCGGCCGCTGTCCTGGGTCGTCCACGAGGAGACGTACGGCCGCCGCGCGCTGCCCGGCGAGGAGCCGCACGACCTGCTCCAGGAGACCGTCTCCAACATCCGCCCGCTGGACGCCAAGGCCCTCGGCGAGGCGTGGGAGCGGCAGAAGCGGATGACCAAGCCCGCGGGCGCGCTCGGCATGCTCGAGATCATCTCCGCGCAGCTGGCCGGACTGTCGCGGATGTGCCCGCCGCCGATCCCGGAGCCCGCGGCCGTCGCGATCTTCGCGGGCGACCACGGGGTGCACGCCCAGGGGGTCACGGCCTGGCCCCAGGAGGTGACCGGCCAGATGGTCGCGAACTTCCTCGGCGGCGGAGCGGTCTGCAACGCCTTCGCCAACCAGGTCGGCGCCGAGGTCTGCGTCATCGACGTCGGCGTCGCGTCCGACCTCCCGGCCACCCCAGGGCTGCTGCCGCGGAAGGTGCGCCCCGGGACGGCCGACTTCACGACCGGCCCCGCGCTCAGCCGCGAGGAGGTCCTCGCCGCGATCGAAGTCGGCATCGAGAGCGCCCGCGACCTGGTCTCCGCGGGCAACAAGGCGCTGCTCACCGGTGAGATGGGCATCGCCAACACCACGGCGTCGGCCGCGTTGATCTCCGTGTACACCGGGGTGGACCCCGCGGAGGTCACCGGGCGCGGCACCGGCATCAACGACGAGATGCACGCGCGGAAGGTCGACGTCGTCCGGCGCGCCCTGGAGCTCCACCAGCCGGACGCGGCCGACCCCGTCGGCGTCCTCGCGGCGGTCGGCGGCCTGGAGCACGCGGCCCTGGTCGGTTTCATCCTGGGCGGAGCGTCGCTGCGTACACCGGTCGTCCTGGACGGCGTCTCGGCGGGCGCGGCCGCGCTCGTCGCCCGGGCGGTGGCGCCCGAGGCACTCGCGGCGTGCATCGCGGGCCACCGCAGCGCCGAACCGGGCCATGTCGCGGCGCTGAACAAGCTGGGCCTGCGTCCTCTGGTGGACCTCGACCTCCGCCTCGGCGAGGGCACGGGCGCGCTGCTCGCCCTCCCCCTCGTCCAGAGCGCGGCCCGCGCGATGCACGAGGTGGCGACGTTCGACTCGGCGGGTGTGACGGAGAAGTAG
- a CDS encoding methionine ABC transporter permease — MTWSEMQPLLTQGTLDTLYMVLWSTLVTALGGLPLGILLVLTDKGGLLQNTPVNKAVGVVVNIGRSLPFIILLIALIPFTTAVVGTFIGPTAMIVPLAVGAIPFFARLVETAIREVDHGLVEAVQSMGGSIPTIIRKVLLPQALPSIVAAVTTTVIVLIGYSAMAGAVGGEGLGSKAVTYGFQRFETEFMLVTVVVLVAIVTAVQLIGDGIVRLLSRRGRTA; from the coding sequence GTGACGTGGTCGGAGATGCAGCCCCTGCTGACCCAGGGCACCCTGGACACCCTCTACATGGTCCTGTGGTCCACCCTGGTCACCGCGCTCGGCGGACTGCCCCTCGGCATCCTCCTCGTCCTCACCGACAAGGGCGGGCTGCTGCAGAACACCCCCGTGAACAAGGCCGTCGGCGTGGTCGTGAACATCGGCCGCTCGCTGCCGTTCATCATCCTGCTGATCGCGCTGATCCCCTTCACCACGGCCGTGGTCGGCACCTTCATCGGCCCCACGGCCATGATCGTGCCGCTGGCCGTCGGCGCCATCCCGTTCTTCGCGCGACTCGTCGAGACGGCGATCCGCGAGGTCGACCACGGACTCGTCGAAGCCGTCCAGTCCATGGGCGGATCCATCCCGACGATCATCCGCAAGGTGCTGCTCCCGCAGGCCCTGCCCTCGATCGTCGCCGCCGTCACCACCACCGTGATCGTGCTCATCGGCTACTCGGCCATGGCCGGCGCGGTCGGCGGGGAGGGCCTCGGCTCCAAGGCCGTCACCTACGGCTTCCAGCGGTTCGAGACCGAGTTCATGCTCGTCACCGTCGTCGTCCTGGTCGCCATCGTCACGGCCGTACAGCTGATCGGCGACGGGATCGTACGGCTGCTGTCGCGCCGCGGCCGCACCGCCTGA